Genomic window (Salinibacterium sp. M195):
CGAAGGCTTCACCCTCGACACCATGGATGATGCCCACTCCGAACGTGGACTCGACGCTTTCGGTCGCCCCCGCCTCGGCGGAATCGGCGACCAGCTTGCGCCCGAGATTGAAGCTCTCACCGGTCTCGAAACTCGGTCGACCACTCTGGGTCACATCCAGCGCGGCGGAACGCCAAGCGCCTACGACCGTGTGCTCGCCACCCGCTACGGACTGGCAGCGGTCGACGCCGTCATTCACGGTCGCTGGGGTCGCATGGTCTCGCTGCAAGGAACCGAGATCACCAACGTTGCGTTCGAGGATGCCCTCGGCAAGCTCAACACGGTGCCGCAGTCGCGCTACGACGAAGCCGCCATCCTCTTCGGCTAACGTCAAATCCGAAGCGCGAGTGACACAGCCCAGCGGCGGCGTCACTCGCGCTTTGTCGTTCTGCGCTTTGTCGTTCTGCGCTTTGTCGTTCTGCGCTGTGCAACAACACAGCCTGCGGTCCTAGGCTGGCAGCATGTGGCGTGGAATCGAAGTAATCAAGAACGAGTCCGACCGTCAAGCTCCGGCGCAGGTCGAGCTTTCTGAGCGACTGGATGACAGCATCCTCATGGATGGCGATGTCACCATCGATGTCGAGTTCTCAAGCCTCAACTACAAAGACGGCATCGCACTCACGGGCAAACCTGGCATCGTTCGCGCCCCTCGTCTGATCGCCGGGATCGACCTTGTTGGCGTCGTCGCCGAGTCGACCGATGACCGCTTTAGTGCTGGTCAGCGGGTTCTGGTGAACGGTTGCGGCCTCAGCGAAACTCACCATGGTGGTTACGCTGAGCGTGCGCGCGTTCCGGGTGATTGGGTTGTTCCGGTGCCTGCCGGCATCAGCAACCAGCAGGCGGCTGCCATTGGCACCGCCGGCTTCACCGCAATGCTCTCGGTGCTCGCGATTGAGCGCGGCGGAGTCTCCGGCGAGGTGCTCGTCACGGGCGCTGCTGGCGGAGTGGGGTCTGTGGCGATCGCACTACTCAGCAAGCTCGGCTACACCGTTACGGCATCCACTGGTCGCGAGAGTGAACATGACTATCTGCGCCAGCTTGGCGCCACAACCATCATTGATCGTGCTGAGCTCAGCACCGAGCCCAAAGCCCTCATGAAGCAGCGCTGGGATGGCGCGGTTGACGCGGTTGGCGGCATCACGCTCGCCTCCGCGATCGCCGCTACCCAGTACGGTGGCACGGTGACCGCGTGCGGCAATGCGCAGTCCAGTGATCTTCATACCAGCGTGATGCCGTTCATCTTGCGCGGTGTGAGCCTGGTGGGCATCAACTCTGTGTTCACGCCACGCGAGCTGCGCCTCGAAGCGTGGAGTCGCCTTGAGCGCGATCTGGATCTCGAACTGCTAGCCGGAACCACGACCGTGATCGGGCTGAGCGACACCATCGCCGCCGGCGCAGACATCCTCGCTGGCCACATCAGGGGGCGCACCGTGATTGACGTACGCGCCTAGCCCTGCCGGGCACGACAGCGGCACGACGGCGGCGCGCCTAGCACCACCGCTGTGCCACACTTTCGAGTATGAACAACCTTTTCGCCATTCTCGGATCAGCTTTTGTCTTTCTTGCCGCGCTCGTACACATCATGATTTTCTTCATGGAGAGCGTACTGTGGCACACCCCGCGCGTGCAGCAGATCTTCGGGGTGCGAAGTGAGGATGCCCCGATCATCAAGCCGTGGGCCTACAACCAGGGCTTCTACAACGCCTTCCTCGCTCTCGGTGCCGGAACCGGTCTCGTCATGATGGGCTCAATCAACCTGTGGCCCGCTGGCATCGCTCTGGCGATGTTTGCCGCGCTCAGCATGGTGCTTGCTGCCATTGTGCTCATTACATCGCAGCGCACGATGGTGCGCCCGGCGATCATCCAGGGCGTTCCTCCCCTGCTCGGGATCATCTTCTTGGTTCTCGCGCTCAACCTCGGCTAACGAAAAGGGGAGGCCGATCAGATCAGCCTCCCCGTTACCACTCAGCGTGCAGTTCTTCTCCGCCTCACCACCAAGAGAACCGCTCCGGCAAGCACACCGACAAGACCGACGGTGAGCAGCGCACTGATTCCTTGAGCGCCAGTGAATGCCAGCAGTGCTGGTGTGTAGGTGTTCACCAGTGTGGCGCTGTGTGCGGCGGGTACCTCATCCGCGGCTGTGGCAGCGTGCGCAACCGTCACCGTTTGGGGCCCATTGCGCTCCTGCTCGCCAAACCATCCGAGCATTCCATCTTCGGTAACGATGCAGTCAGCTCCCTGCGGAATACCGTCGATTCTGGCGGTGTACCCGGTGGCAGCGTCGAGAGTCAGCGCTCCAACCGAGCCCATGTCCACGGGGGCTCCGAACACGCTGCACTCGACCCCGGCGGTAATCGTCTGGGGCGCACGGCCAGCCTCAGATCCTTCCATGACCTTGTTGATGGTGATCGAGCCGGCGAACAGGCCGATCCCTGCCTTGATGGGCTCTTCCGGCGATGGCGGGTTCGGCCCAGACACGTAGGTCGTGTAGTACCCGAAGGAGTTCCACGCGTGCACATCTTCGAAGGGCACGCTCAGGGGCACTCGGCCAGCGGAGTTCGAGCTGCTCGGCATGTTCGTCGTCGTGTAGTTCACGGTGAGAACGGATGCTGGTGGCAGTGCACCGTCCGCAAGGGCACTGAAATCGAACACCGCCTTGATTCCGGTGACCGTCGCTCCGCTTCCGGCGGCGAGGCTGCTCGAGGGCATCCAGTCTCCGGTTGCACAGTCTGCGGTGGCAGGAAAGAGGTCGGCCGTGCAGACGTTCGCATCGGTCGTGTAGTACCAGTCGAATCCGACTCCAGGAGTCGTGCTCGTGAAGCTCACATCGCCGTTGAACTCAGGGGCAAATGCCGACCCTCGCGGTGACGGGTCAACGACGCCGGTATCACCGACGTGAGGGAAGATATCGATGAGCTCAAGCGAGGCTGCACCGATCGTTCCGCCGTTGATGAGCTGCAGCTTCCACTCGTCGGTTCCCCCGATCGTGCTGTTTGCGGCGCAGGGGTAGCGGTAGTAGCCGCCAGCATCCGGCGTGCAGTTCACACTCGGGTTTACGGAGTTAGACGCGGTTCCGGCTGTCGATTTCACGCCCTTCTGGGCTGAGAACGAACCAAGCGCCAGAACGGTGACGACGTTGCTCGTCGAGCACGTGTTGTCAGCGAGGGTGACGGCGCGACCGTTGCTGCTGTTCAACGGAGCACACGCCTCGAGTTGACGGTCATTGGTGACAGTCATTCCGTTGTCCGCGACAGATGCTGCTGCTAGTCCTGGCTTCACTTCGAGCCGCAGGGTGATGGAGTAGGTTTCGCCGGGAGCAAGTCGAGCGCCCGTCGGCCACGTGAAGCTAATTTCTCCGGTGGCCGCATCGAAGCTTCGCACGACCTGGGCGGCATCAGTGGTGAGGGTTCCCCCGCTAGTGGTGGAATAGACGGGGTTGTCCGTTGGCACAAACGTCAGCGAGCTATCCGCAGGAAGAACGTCGGTCACGACCGGGTTCACGAGGTATCCGGTTCCGGTATTGCGCAGGCGCAGAGTGAACGGAATCTCTTTTCCGGCTGCAGTTTGACCGATCGACGTCTTTTCAATTGCCATCCGAGCCGTGCCCGCGTTCAGCGTGAACGTTGCGTCCGCAACATCGTTATCTACGAGAGCATCGTGCGTTGCCGTCACTCCGACAGCGTTGGAGATCTGTCCGGCAATGGTTTCGCCCGGCATGATCGCCGAACTCTCGGATGTCGTGACTGCCCCAGAACCGTCGCGCAGTTGAGTGCGCAGCTGGGTTTCGATCTGCAGATTTACGACATCGTTGGTGCCGGAGAACTCGGCTCCATCAGCGCGGGCGAAGGTTGCACGCACGCCAATAATGTCGGCAGGATCAACGCTGGCCGGAAGAGCCGCGAGCGCCTGAGTCGTCGCACCATCGCCGCTCCACGTTGTTCCGACCAGGGCCTCGATTTCCACGCGATCAGCCCCGGCGGGCATGGTGGGGATGTGGGCAGCAACGGCGGTGAACGCGTTCCAGAATGTTGCGGCGTCATCCTGAACTGTCAGGATTTTGGGGGCGACCGTTCCTGTCGAGCGTGCCCGCAGGTCGACGAGAACGGGCGTGCTCGGCGCCGCGATGACCGCACTGTTGGGGGCGATCGATTTTCCGGCGACCACAGCGATGAACCCGTCATCAATCGCGAGCGGACTCGTGGTGATGTCTTGGTTGTAAATGCTCGGGTAGAGAACGTTGTCGTGCACTCCGACAAGAACAGAGTTGGGAACGCTGATCGCCGTGATGGGTGTTTCCGCGTCACGCAGTGTCTGACGAAGCTGAGTCTCGAGGGTGACGGTAGCCCGCGCCCCTGCGGCGATGGTGCCGCCATCGGTGCTCTCTCCGGTGAACAGCGCTGTCACGCCAACGACGTCCTGAAGCTGGCTTGCGGTGAGTGCTTCCGCTTGGGCCTGCGTATAGCTGCTGCTGACGCTCAGAGTTCCTGCTGCATCTCGAAGCCAGAGCTGCACTTCTGTTGCCGTGATTCCGGAAGCACCAGACAGGCTGATGTCGATCCCTGTCAGATTGAGCCGCTCGAAGGGATTGTGGCTGGGGTCGTAGCTGGCCCCGACAAAGGGAACGTCGGTGACGTCGAACGCGCATGTCGCGGCGTCTAGGCAGAGCGACGGGTCAGTCAGACGTAACTGCCAGACGTTGGTTGGTGACGTGTTCTGCACCGTCGTTGTGTAGGTGGCGGTCGGGTAGTCAGCTTGAGCAACGCCCGGGCGGGGAATTGTCACGGTCGTAGGGGTTACTGACTTCGTTGCCTCTACCGTTGGTGGTGTTTGCACGATAGTAATGTCAGCAGAATCGGATGCCGCCTGAGGGGAACCCACAGCAGGCGTCGCAACGACGCCAACCGTGTTGCGCACCACTCCGGCATCCGGCTGGTTGAAGGTTTCTAGGGCCGTGACCCACTGGTCAGTCGTCGCTGAGTCGTCTCGTACAACATTGCGAAGTTCCCAGTCGAGATGAATTGTTCGTCCGGCTGTGGATGCTCCCGCATACGCCCCGCGAGGGAGGTTCGCTACGCCAGACCCTGCCGGTGGCGCGAGCGGGTCGGCGGAGGCCGCGATGATCGCGGCTCGATCTGCTCGCTCGACGAAAGTTAGCCGAACACCGATGGTGTCGGCACGTTCCGCGGCACTGAGGGTGTAGCCGGGAAAGTTGCCGACGCAGTTGGTTGCGGGGCTGCAGGCGGCACCGGTCACATCAACCCAGGCGTTGCTCGTGGCGCTGAACAGCTCAACGCGGTGCACAGCATCCCAACGAATCAACGGATCCTGCGCGGGGCTGATGGCGTCAATTCGAGTGAGATCGAAAGCTTGGAACATCGTGTTGGCGACTGTTGCGGCGGCAGGGTTCGGGGTGTCTGACACTGTCACCGTGTCATAGCCCGCGCTCTGAACGCCCCAGGTGAGAGTGCTTCCCGTTGCATCATGAGACTGCGCCAGAATTGTCGCGTCATCCATCGCCTTGTCGACGATCAATGGTGCCGGTCCGGTGCCCGGGCCGCCTTCGGTCGGGATGATTGTCGCGGTAGCGCATGCTGCAGCATCATCACTCAGACTTGTCGCATTGAGTGTGCCGTTAGCGGTTACTGCACCGCAGTTCTCGTAGTCGGTCCACGTTGCGCTGTCGATCGGTTCGCCAACGTTGGTGGTTCCTGTGCCGTCGCGTAATTCTGAGCGAGCTTCGAAGACGATGGTCGGTTTCACGGTCATCGCCCGGGCGAAGCCATCGGCATCCGTAAAGCTGAAGCGCAAGCCTTCCACATCGTCGGGAACAACTCCCGACGGCAGCATGGCGTCGAGGTTGCCCGAGAACATCTGAGCTGACGTGGTGGCGTCAATGACGCCGCTGGAGCCCGCCATGCTCTGCCAGCCGCTGCCATCAAAGTATTCGATGGTGAGAATTGAGCCCTGAGGAACTGCCGTGGCACCGATTGCTACCGGGGTAAATGCGTTCCAGTATTCGCTAGCGGGAAGCACGCCGGGGGCGCCCGGCTCGGTGATGGTGATCTCATCGGGACGCACCGTGCTGGTGCCGACCGGGGTAGTTGCCGTGAGCTCGACGATGCTGTTGCCCCCGGCGTAGACAGCACTGGGGCGGATGCTCTTGCTGAGCTCTACCTCGATTGCTGGCGTCCAGACAGCGAGATCAGCGCTAGTTGTTGCTGTTCCGGTGCCGGCCGCGTTGGTTCCCACAACATCGACGGCGTTTGAGTAGATGGATGCGCTGCCCGTGTTTATTGCTGCGGCAGCGGTCGTTTCAATCTGCACGCCAGCGCGAGCAGTTGCGCCAACGTCGATGGCGCCGGTGTAGTTGAGGACAAAGCCGGTGATGAACTGTCCGGCAGTCAGCCCGGGTGCTGCGGGAAGACCCGAAGCTTGCGTGAAGGCGCTTGGCGCTGGTGCTGTGCCCGTGTTGACGACCCACGTGACGGTGCCGGCGGTAGCCCCAGATGGCCACTCAGTCGCGGTGGCATCGAAGCCGTCAAAGATGATGCTGTCAGAGAAGAAGCTGCCGGCGGTGCTCGGCTCAGAAATGCTGAGACTCGTTAGCGCACCGGTCGAAGTATTTCGTGCCGCGATCGTCGCGACGGTGCTCTCCCCCGCCGGAATTTCCTCGGGGCTAAAGGACTTCGTGACGGCGACGCTGGCTGTCAGCGGGGCGACAACTTGGGTAGCGGTAGCGTCTGGTGCGTCCGCGCCACCGTCTGGGGTGACGATGGCAGCACCGGCGACGTTGACTCTGCTGCCGCCGGCGGCAAGCTCCTCGGTCGGGGTCGCACGATTCACGAGGCGTTGTGCGAGCGAAAGTTGAACGGTGCCGCTAGTTCCCCGAGGATCGATGGTTGCGCCAGTAGTTGCCGTGAAGGTGAATCGCAGCCCTTCGACGGCGGCGGGCAGAGCTCCGGTCGGCAGTGTTGCCGCCGTCTGGGCGTTGCCCGTCATCCAGACGCCGCCTACGAGAGCGTCGACCTGAATGCGGTCAGCTCCTTCGGGGAAGGTGACAGCACCGAGAGCATTCAGGTCATAAAAGTTGAAGGTGCTGGCTGCTGAAGCGGGTGATGCCGGCTCGGAGATCGTGAGTTCGGATGCCGAAATGTTTGAGGAGTTCGCGACCGTCAACGTAACGTTCGAGAGGTTTCCGGGGCCATATTCTGCCGCCGCCGGAGTCCAGTTCTTGCTCAGAGACGCCGCGATCACTGTCGGCACTCGCAGCGGAACAGTTGCTTGGGCTGTGCGCGGGAGCGCATTGACGGCCACGAGGTTGCCGTCATTGGTTACGGCGGTGCCATCCCAAGACATGCCGAGATCGTCGGGCACCTTGACCGTGATCTGAACGGTTCCGGTCGTGCTGTCGGCGAGGCCCGTGCTCGGTGGATCCGTATTGGCGACGGCATCCTCGAATGCCACTTCAACCCGATTGCCCGTCACCGTGACGGTCGATGACCCAACACCGGCCACGAGTGGGGAACCGACAATTTCGAGAGGCGCCGGAATCTCGTCGCTCAAGACGGCGTCAACACACCCGGTTGTCGTTGAGGAGCATCCGAACCCTAGCGTGTAGACGAAAGTTGCACCGGGCAGTTCAGCTCCCGTTGCACTCGCTGTCTTCGACAGGCTCAAGACTCCGCTGCCAAGCTCGTCGGCCTGCGCTGGCATCGCTGTGGCCAAACCGGAACCAGCGACAAGGACAGTGATCGCGAGGGCGGCTAACGATCGGGTTAGCCCCGACCAGGTTAGGCGCGGGGATCGACGGCGTGAAGAGGGCAAGGGCAGGGTCATTGAGAGCTT
Coding sequences:
- a CDS encoding MDR family oxidoreductase is translated as MWRGIEVIKNESDRQAPAQVELSERLDDSILMDGDVTIDVEFSSLNYKDGIALTGKPGIVRAPRLIAGIDLVGVVAESTDDRFSAGQRVLVNGCGLSETHHGGYAERARVPGDWVVPVPAGISNQQAAAIGTAGFTAMLSVLAIERGGVSGEVLVTGAAGGVGSVAIALLSKLGYTVTASTGRESEHDYLRQLGATTIIDRAELSTEPKALMKQRWDGAVDAVGGITLASAIAATQYGGTVTACGNAQSSDLHTSVMPFILRGVSLVGINSVFTPRELRLEAWSRLERDLDLELLAGTTTVIGLSDTIAAGADILAGHIRGRTVIDVRA
- a CDS encoding DUF1304 domain-containing protein, translated to MNNLFAILGSAFVFLAALVHIMIFFMESVLWHTPRVQQIFGVRSEDAPIIKPWAYNQGFYNAFLALGAGTGLVMMGSINLWPAGIALAMFAALSMVLAAIVLITSQRTMVRPAIIQGVPPLLGIIFLVLALNLG
- a CDS encoding DUF5979 domain-containing protein; translated protein: MTLPLPSSRRRSPRLTWSGLTRSLAALAITVLVAGSGLATAMPAQADELGSGVLSLSKTASATGAELPGATFVYTLGFGCSSTTTGCVDAVLSDEIPAPLEIVGSPLVAGVGSSTVTVTGNRVEVAFEDAVANTDPPSTGLADSTTGTVQITVKVPDDLGMSWDGTAVTNDGNLVAVNALPRTAQATVPLRVPTVIAASLSKNWTPAAAEYGPGNLSNVTLTVANSSNISASELTISEPASPASAASTFNFYDLNALGAVTFPEGADRIQVDALVGGVWMTGNAQTAATLPTGALPAAVEGLRFTFTATTGATIDPRGTSGTVQLSLAQRLVNRATPTEELAAGGSRVNVAGAAIVTPDGGADAPDATATQVVAPLTASVAVTKSFSPEEIPAGESTVATIAARNTSTGALTSLSISEPSTAGSFFSDSIIFDGFDATATEWPSGATAGTVTWVVNTGTAPAPSAFTQASGLPAAPGLTAGQFITGFVLNYTGAIDVGATARAGVQIETTAAAAINTGSASIYSNAVDVVGTNAAGTGTATTSADLAVWTPAIEVELSKSIRPSAVYAGGNSIVELTATTPVGTSTVRPDEITITEPGAPGVLPASEYWNAFTPVAIGATAVPQGSILTIEYFDGSGWQSMAGSSGVIDATTSAQMFSGNLDAMLPSGVVPDDVEGLRFSFTDADGFARAMTVKPTIVFEARSELRDGTGTTNVGEPIDSATWTDYENCGAVTANGTLNATSLSDDAAACATATIIPTEGGPGTGPAPLIVDKAMDDATILAQSHDATGSTLTWGVQSAGYDTVTVSDTPNPAAATVANTMFQAFDLTRIDAISPAQDPLIRWDAVHRVELFSATSNAWVDVTGAACSPATNCVGNFPGYTLSAAERADTIGVRLTFVERADRAAIIAASADPLAPPAGSGVANLPRGAYAGASTAGRTIHLDWELRNVVRDDSATTDQWVTALETFNQPDAGVVRNTVGVVATPAVGSPQAASDSADITIVQTPPTVEATKSVTPTTVTIPRPGVAQADYPTATYTTTVQNTSPTNVWQLRLTDPSLCLDAATCAFDVTDVPFVGASYDPSHNPFERLNLTGIDISLSGASGITATEVQLWLRDAAGTLSVSSSYTQAQAEALTASQLQDVVGVTALFTGESTDGGTIAAGARATVTLETQLRQTLRDAETPITAISVPNSVLVGVHDNVLYPSIYNQDITTSPLAIDDGFIAVVAGKSIAPNSAVIAAPSTPVLVDLRARSTGTVAPKILTVQDDAATFWNAFTAVAAHIPTMPAGADRVEIEALVGTTWSGDGATTQALAALPASVDPADIIGVRATFARADGAEFSGTNDVVNLQIETQLRTQLRDGSGAVTTSESSAIMPGETIAGQISNAVGVTATHDALVDNDVADATFTLNAGTARMAIEKTSIGQTAAGKEIPFTLRLRNTGTGYLVNPVVTDVLPADSSLTFVPTDNPVYSTTSGGTLTTDAAQVVRSFDAATGEISFTWPTGARLAPGETYSITLRLEVKPGLAAASVADNGMTVTNDRQLEACAPLNSSNGRAVTLADNTCSTSNVVTVLALGSFSAQKGVKSTAGTASNSVNPSVNCTPDAGGYYRYPCAANSTIGGTDEWKLQLINGGTIGAASLELIDIFPHVGDTGVVDPSPRGSAFAPEFNGDVSFTSTTPGVGFDWYYTTDANVCTADLFPATADCATGDWMPSSSLAAGSGATVTGIKAVFDFSALADGALPPASVLTVNYTTTNMPSSSNSAGRVPLSVPFEDVHAWNSFGYYTTYVSGPNPPSPEEPIKAGIGLFAGSITINKVMEGSEAGRAPQTITAGVECSVFGAPVDMGSVGALTLDAATGYTARIDGIPQGADCIVTEDGMLGWFGEQERNGPQTVTVAHAATAADEVPAAHSATLVNTYTPALLAFTGAQGISALLTVGLVGVLAGAVLLVVRRRRTAR